In Uranotaenia lowii strain MFRU-FL chromosome 2, ASM2978415v1, whole genome shotgun sequence, one genomic interval encodes:
- the LOC129748138 gene encoding putative oligosaccharyltransferase complex subunit CG9662, with the protein MEALYSIPFMLFEVPNLKLKKPSWFQQPSAMTVFSFVLLSYFLVTGGIIYDVIVEPPSVGSTTDEHGHSRPVAFMPYRVNGQYIMEGLASSFLFTIGGLGFIIMDQTHTPGKPKLNKILLISMGFIFIVVSFFTTWIFMRMKLPGYLQP; encoded by the exons ATGGAAGCCCTTTACAGTATTCCGTTCATGCTATTCGAGGTGCCGAACCTGAAGCTCAAGAAGCCGTCCTGGTTTCAGCAACCTTCCGCTATGACAGTATTCTCGTTCGTGTTGCTGTCGTACTTTTTGGTCACCGGTG GAATTATTTACGATGTGATCGTTGAACCACCAAGCGTCGGATCAACTACGGATGAACACGGACACTCGCGAccg GTCGCTTTCATGCCTTACCGCGTCAATGGTCAATACATCATGGAAGGCCTCGCGAGCAGTTTCCTGTTCACCATCGGTGGACTTGGATTCATCATCATGGATCAAACGCACACTCCGGGAAAGCCAAAGTTGAACAAAATCCTGTTAATTTCGATGGGCTTTATCTTCATTGTGGTTTCCTTCTTTACCACATGGATATTCATGCGAATGAAGTTGCCGGGATATCTTCAACCCTAA
- the LOC129748137 gene encoding calcium and integrin-binding protein 1-like yields the protein MGQVKSQFTEEELQDYEDLTYFTKKEILYAHKKFKSLAPEKVGHNKNARLSMNKILQYPELRVNPFGDRICKVFSSQNGEISFEDFLDMMSVFSDAAPKSVKAEHAFRIFDFDGDDMIGKNDLKQVIQRLTGYNNALGDSDIDQLITNILEEADLDDDGALSFAEFEHIIDKSSDFTNSFRIRL from the exons ATGGGTCAAGTCAAGAGTCAATTCACCGAGGAAGAGCTGCAAGACTATGAAGATCTGACCTATTTCACCAAGAAAGAAATTCTCTA TGCCCACAAGAAGTTCAAAAGCCTTGCCCCGGAAAAGGTTGGTCACAATAAGAATGCTCGACTGTCGATGAACAAAATCCTCCAGTATCCGGAACTGCGGGTCAACCCATTCGGGGATCGCATATGTAAGGTTTTCAGCTCCCAAAATGGGGAAATTTCGTTCGAAGATTTCCTGGACATGATGTCGGTGTTTTCCGATGCAGCTCCGAAGTCTGTTAAGGCGGAACACGCTTTCCGCATTTTtg ATTTCGATGGGGACGATATGATTGGGAAAAACGACTTGAAGCAGGTGATTCAGCGGTTAACCGGTTATAATAACGCCCTAGGAGACAGTGACATCGATCAGTTAATAACG aatattttggaagaggCTGATTTGGATGACGATGGCGCGCTATCATTCGCTGAGTTCGAACATATAATCGATAAGTCTTCCGATTTCACCaa CTCCTTCCGGATTCGTCTGTAG